A single region of the Novosphingobium sp. genome encodes:
- a CDS encoding prephenate dehydrogenase/arogenate dehydrogenase family protein, with protein sequence MASPDFSDRPSLGIIGFGAFGRLIADHLRDFLKIYATDSAPLAEAPEGVTLTDLARVCACDIVVLAVPVAALGALCAQIAPLLRPGALVMDVGSVKVEPARIMVAQLPPHVSVIATHPMFGPQSIGGRHAGAQACALSHSRR encoded by the coding sequence GTGGCATCGCCTGATTTCTCGGATCGCCCCTCGCTCGGCATCATCGGTTTTGGCGCTTTCGGGCGGCTGATTGCGGATCATCTGCGCGATTTTCTCAAGATTTACGCCACGGACAGCGCGCCTTTGGCCGAGGCGCCCGAGGGTGTCACGCTGACCGATCTGGCGCGGGTTTGCGCTTGCGACATTGTGGTGCTGGCCGTGCCGGTGGCGGCACTGGGCGCGCTTTGCGCGCAGATCGCGCCTTTGCTGCGCCCCGGTGCGCTGGTGATGGACGTCGGATCGGTGAAGGTCGAACCGGCGCGGATCATGGTGGCGCAGCTTCCCCCGCATGTGTCGGTGATCGCCACTCATCCCATGTTCGGGCCGCAAAGCATCGGGGGGCGGCATGCGGGGGCTCAAGCTTGTGCTCTGTCCCATTCGAGGCGGTGA
- a CDS encoding UrcA family protein, translated as MTTSLRATLRCALVFAAALAAAQSASAHTIDDSADQAPRVEINLAGVDLTTPEGQNAARHRISAAAWNVCRDTVDTDGTGMRRAACVLTARREGGRQLDGFVEQAMARAGGARSAGLPGKDLAAVSGRGLR; from the coding sequence ATGACCACGTCTCTTCGTGCCACGCTTCGCTGCGCCCTTGTCTTCGCTGCCGCTCTGGCCGCAGCCCAGAGCGCGAGCGCACACACCATCGACGACAGTGCCGATCAGGCACCACGGGTCGAGATCAACCTGGCCGGCGTCGATCTGACCACACCTGAAGGCCAGAATGCTGCCCGGCACCGCATCAGCGCGGCGGCGTGGAACGTCTGCCGAGACACGGTCGACACCGACGGCACCGGCATGCGCCGCGCCGCTTGCGTCCTGACCGCGCGGCGGGAAGGTGGCCGGCAGCTTGACGGCTTTGTCGAGCAGGCGATGGCTCGGGCCGGGGGTGCGCGTAGCGCCGGCTTGCCGGGCAAGGATCTGGCCGCTGTCTCCGGGAGGGGCTTGCGGTAA
- a CDS encoding M56 family metallopeptidase, translated as MSPALLGGLAAQSTLGAVLGLGGLWLLRHRSPLDRASWLKLALALLLALPWLPRVQVPMPAALAAMMPVQKAATRIEQARAVPVQASATPDRSAQSVASPSQAPLQLPSVSTLALLAYGLGVGVLLGHLALGLALLSRWTRRARPLDDRAWQHALRASGAPANTLLLVSDRVRAPLSWGLSRPVILIDPSSALRPADAPAILAHEAAHIAGTDWLALMAARVATALFWFNPLVWVLTRALVQHCEEAADASALLRCAPADYAETLMTCLAGRAGGMGTTRAVPANGMAAGHGLSRRVHQVLDAAPGDLLRRSRGVMVGLTGVASLAVAGSLVSFAAAADLPQLKPGQSWRMVHPDGTVESRYRDRNGDTTISVVKADGHHTTVRVVRNGGHSTVVSDDTADVIPPVPPVPPVPPMPPAPPAPPLSAMRDEGDGPLSRAEIARIREEASRARAEGLAQAAAGRAEAERGRREAEMGRREAEQARNQALRDAEQARREAMAQADQIRRDALNQANQARAEAMAQAYQARREALAEANRARIEAMAEARAARHAASDSSDN; from the coding sequence GTGAGCCCGGCGCTGCTTGGCGGCCTTGCCGCGCAATCGACGCTGGGCGCCGTGCTCGGGCTGGGAGGGCTGTGGCTGCTGCGCCATCGCTCGCCGCTCGACCGGGCCAGTTGGCTGAAGCTGGCGTTGGCCTTGCTGCTGGCGCTGCCGTGGCTGCCGCGCGTGCAGGTGCCGATGCCCGCCGCGCTGGCCGCGATGATGCCGGTGCAGAAAGCCGCGACACGCATCGAGCAGGCCCGTGCGGTGCCCGTGCAGGCCTCTGCGACGCCCGACCGTTCCGCCCAATCTGTGGCCTCGCCCTCGCAGGCGCCTTTGCAACTGCCCTCGGTTTCGACGCTGGCGCTGCTGGCCTATGGGCTGGGCGTGGGCGTTCTGCTGGGGCATCTGGCGCTGGGGCTGGCGCTTTTGAGCCGCTGGACCCGCCGGGCGCGACCGCTCGACGATAGGGCGTGGCAGCATGCACTCAGGGCGTCCGGCGCTCCGGCAAACACGCTTCTGCTGGTCAGCGACCGGGTGCGGGCCCCGCTGAGCTGGGGGCTGAGCCGCCCCGTCATCCTGATCGACCCGTCCAGCGCCCTGCGCCCCGCCGATGCCCCGGCCATCCTCGCGCATGAGGCGGCGCATATCGCCGGGACCGACTGGCTGGCGCTGATGGCGGCGCGGGTGGCGACGGCGCTGTTCTGGTTCAATCCCTTGGTCTGGGTGCTCACCCGCGCGCTGGTCCAGCATTGCGAGGAAGCCGCCGATGCCAGCGCCCTGCTGCGCTGCGCTCCTGCCGATTATGCCGAAACGCTGATGACCTGCCTTGCGGGCCGTGCGGGCGGGATGGGCACCACGCGTGCTGTGCCGGCGAATGGCATGGCAGCGGGCCATGGCCTGTCGCGCCGGGTGCATCAGGTGCTGGATGCCGCGCCGGGCGATCTGCTGCGCCGCTCACGCGGGGTGATGGTCGGCCTGACGGGTGTGGCCTCTCTGGCTGTGGCCGGGTCGCTGGTCAGCTTTGCCGCCGCCGCCGATCTGCCTCAACTCAAGCCGGGCCAGAGCTGGCGCATGGTTCACCCCGATGGCACGGTGGAAAGCCGCTATCGTGATCGGAATGGCGATACCACGATCAGCGTGGTCAAGGCCGATGGACATCACACCACGGTTCGGGTGGTGCGCAATGGCGGGCATTCCACGGTGGTGAGCGATGACACTGCCGATGTGATCCCGCCGGTTCCCCCCGTGCCGCCTGTGCCGCCTATGCCCCCCGCACCTCCGGCCCCGCCGCTGAGCGCCATGCGTGACGAGGGCGATGGCCCGCTGTCCCGCGCCGAAATCGCCCGCATCCGTGAGGAAGCCAGTCGGGCCCGCGCCGAGGGGCTGGCTCAGGCCGCCGCCGGTCGCGCCGAGGCCGAGCGTGGTCGCCGTGAAGCCGAAATGGGGCGCCGCGAGGCGGAACAGGCCCGCAACCAGGCTCTTCGCGACGCCGAGCAGGCCCGGCGTGAGGCCATGGCTCAGGCCGATCAGATCCGCCGGGATGCTTTGAACCAGGCCAATCAGGCGCGCGCCGAAGCCATGGCGCAAGCCTATCAGGCGCGGCGCGAGGCGCTGGCCGAGGCCAATCGGGCCCGTATCGAAGCCATGGCCGAAGCCCGCGCCGCCCGCCATGCCGCTTCGGACAGTTCCGACAACTGA
- a CDS encoding BlaI/MecI/CopY family transcriptional regulator, with the protein MTLKLPRREREVFEILCANAPITAAAVRDRMADAPGSSAVRTLLSRLEARGLVSHVERDGVYDYSPTQAVEQVRGSALSQFVKTFFEGSAISAATALLGMSRQPDAEELEALEEALKQARARAAAQEHQS; encoded by the coding sequence ATGACGCTCAAACTGCCAAGGCGCGAACGCGAGGTCTTCGAGATCCTGTGCGCCAATGCCCCCATCACCGCGGCGGCCGTGCGCGATCGCATGGCCGATGCGCCCGGCTCTTCGGCGGTGCGCACCCTGCTCAGCCGTCTGGAAGCGCGCGGGCTGGTCAGCCATGTCGAACGCGATGGCGTCTATGATTACAGCCCGACGCAGGCTGTCGAACAGGTGCGCGGTTCGGCGCTCAGCCAATTCGTGAAGACCTTCTTCGAAGGCTCCGCCATCAGCGCCGCGACCGCCTTGCTGGGCATGTCGCGCCAGCCCGATGCCGAAGAACTTGAGGCGCTGGAAGAGGCGCTGAAACAGGCCCGCGCCCGCGCCGCCGCTCAGGAGCATCAGTCGTGA
- a CDS encoding TonB-dependent receptor, translating into MFYRKQAARGCSILALIVSTHAAMAQDTAPAAPAQPQAADIIVTGSRIARRDLVAPSPIVTASAEALQATAQPTVDAALLQMPAFQPGSGSFSNSSTGGTVGQSTLNLRGLGAQRNLVLLEGRRLQPGSIDSTIDINTIPSLAIGNVEVISGGASATYGSDAMSGVVNFKLRKNFRGLEMRAQAGISGQGDAGNQQLGVLYGTAFADGRGSLIISGEYAHRSVLSSQDRDFSKYSATSGFISQGYYVPQAGNFASQAALNSVFAKYGVAAGTVSGTTNLGFNQNGSLFTKTAPAYNYQGPTTNPYVSTPTAFGYNSNFYNFIQVPLKRYNIFAHSEFEVDDHTTLYAQGLYNNTSASTQSSQPILAAPWQLDIPVTNPFIPADLKTLLASRANPTATFTFNKRADEAGPRAFTTEGQTYQGLLGAKGKLAGLDGSWDLYASYGEGLNKDITTSGAMSMSAARTLINAPDGGASICAGGYNPFGITQLSDSCRAYLLRTLVNKTKVTQTAVEGTMEGRLFHLPAGNVRFAVTAGYRRNTYKFNPDAASIGGDISSITATQPTTGAISVAEGAVELLVPLLADTPLAREVNLDLGYRYSHYNVSGGVSAYKASLDWRVARVLLLRGGYQRSVRAPNIGELFLAPSQTVTNIGLPPSAGDPCDARSAARAGANAAKVQALCIATGINPALYNSFTQPTTSIVTQTQGNSQLTPEKADTFTAGAVLQSPARAGLFRRMSLTVDYYNIKIAQAISPLAANVALQKCFNSDGSNPTYDPSNYFCKLFGRDATSGLFTTASQPYLNLGGYKTSGIDAQFDWHADFADMGLGGKGGVTLNVEGNYLSQFDIQVLPGSAYQNWAGTISSTVSYPRFKLLTNLAVDIGKTQISGRWRHTSAFADSSRVTSASTTVPGTPAYDYFDLSARVKVSDKFELRGSVNNVLDKQPPIVGGVAGTTNLGVYDVVGRAFMVSATARY; encoded by the coding sequence ATGTTCTATCGAAAGCAGGCCGCGCGCGGCTGCAGCATCCTTGCGCTTATCGTCTCCACACATGCCGCCATGGCGCAGGACACCGCGCCTGCCGCCCCGGCCCAGCCACAGGCCGCCGATATCATCGTGACCGGATCGCGCATCGCCCGCCGCGATCTGGTGGCGCCCAGCCCCATCGTCACCGCCTCCGCCGAGGCGCTGCAGGCCACCGCCCAGCCCACCGTGGATGCCGCGCTGTTGCAGATGCCCGCTTTCCAGCCGGGCTCGGGCAGCTTTTCGAACTCCAGCACCGGCGGCACGGTGGGGCAATCGACGCTCAACCTGCGCGGGCTTGGCGCCCAGCGCAATCTGGTGCTACTGGAGGGCCGCCGCCTGCAGCCCGGCAGCATCGACAGCACCATCGACATCAACACCATCCCCTCGCTCGCCATCGGCAATGTCGAGGTGATTTCGGGCGGCGCCTCGGCCACCTATGGGTCGGACGCCATGTCGGGCGTGGTCAACTTCAAGCTGCGCAAGAATTTTCGCGGGCTGGAGATGCGCGCTCAGGCCGGGATCTCCGGTCAGGGCGATGCGGGCAACCAGCAGCTTGGCGTGCTGTATGGCACCGCCTTCGCTGACGGGCGCGGATCGCTGATCATTTCGGGCGAATATGCCCATCGCTCGGTGCTGAGTTCGCAGGATCGCGATTTCTCGAAATACAGCGCCACCAGCGGCTTTATCTCGCAGGGGTACTATGTGCCTCAGGCGGGCAATTTCGCGTCGCAGGCCGCGCTCAACAGCGTCTTCGCCAAATATGGCGTGGCCGCGGGAACGGTGAGCGGCACCACCAATCTGGGCTTCAACCAGAACGGCTCGCTGTTCACCAAGACGGCCCCCGCCTACAATTATCAGGGTCCGACGACCAACCCTTACGTTTCCACCCCGACCGCCTTCGGCTACAATTCCAATTTCTACAATTTCATTCAGGTGCCACTCAAGCGCTACAACATCTTCGCGCATAGCGAGTTCGAGGTGGACGACCACACCACCCTTTATGCGCAGGGGCTCTACAACAACACCAGCGCCTCGACGCAATCCTCGCAGCCCATTCTGGCGGCGCCGTGGCAGCTCGATATTCCCGTCACCAACCCCTTCATCCCGGCGGATCTGAAGACGCTGCTCGCCTCGCGCGCCAACCCCACCGCCACCTTCACCTTCAACAAACGCGCCGATGAAGCGGGCCCGCGCGCCTTCACCACCGAGGGCCAGACCTATCAGGGCCTGCTCGGCGCCAAGGGCAAGCTGGCCGGGCTGGACGGCAGTTGGGATCTTTACGCCTCCTATGGCGAGGGGCTGAACAAGGACATCACCACCTCTGGCGCGATGAGCATGTCGGCGGCGCGCACGCTGATCAACGCGCCCGATGGCGGGGCCAGCATCTGCGCGGGCGGCTACAATCCCTTCGGCATCACCCAGCTTTCGGACAGTTGCCGCGCCTATCTGCTGCGCACCCTGGTCAACAAGACCAAGGTGACGCAGACCGCCGTGGAAGGCACGATGGAAGGCCGCCTGTTCCACCTGCCGGCGGGCAATGTGCGCTTCGCCGTGACGGCGGGCTATCGCCGCAACACCTACAAGTTCAACCCCGATGCGGCCTCCATCGGCGGCGACATCTCCAGCATCACGGCCACCCAGCCCACCACCGGCGCCATCAGCGTGGCCGAAGGCGCGGTCGAGCTGCTGGTGCCGCTGCTGGCCGACACGCCGCTGGCGCGCGAGGTCAACCTCGATCTTGGCTATCGCTATTCGCATTACAATGTTTCGGGCGGCGTCTCGGCCTACAAGGCCTCGCTCGACTGGCGGGTGGCCAGGGTGCTGCTGCTGCGTGGCGGCTATCAGCGCTCGGTGCGCGCGCCCAACATCGGCGAGCTGTTTCTAGCCCCCTCGCAGACGGTGACCAACATCGGCCTGCCGCCCTCCGCCGGTGACCCGTGCGACGCCCGCAGCGCCGCGCGCGCCGGGGCCAATGCGGCGAAGGTGCAGGCCCTGTGCATCGCCACCGGGATCAATCCGGCGCTGTACAACAGCTTCACCCAGCCCACGACCTCCATCGTGACCCAGACACAGGGCAACAGCCAGTTGACCCCCGAAAAGGCCGACACCTTCACGGCGGGGGCGGTGCTGCAATCCCCGGCCAGGGCAGGGCTTTTCCGCCGCATGAGCCTGACGGTCGATTACTACAACATCAAGATCGCGCAGGCGATTTCGCCGCTGGCGGCCAATGTCGCGCTGCAGAAATGCTTCAACAGCGATGGGTCGAACCCCACATACGATCCGTCGAATTATTTCTGCAAACTGTTCGGGCGCGACGCGACCTCGGGCCTGTTCACCACCGCCTCGCAGCCCTATCTCAATCTGGGCGGCTACAAGACCTCAGGCATCGACGCGCAATTCGACTGGCATGCCGATTTTGCCGACATGGGCCTTGGCGGCAAGGGCGGCGTGACACTCAATGTCGAGGGCAACTATCTCTCGCAGTTCGACATTCAGGTGCTGCCCGGCTCGGCCTATCAGAACTGGGCGGGCACGATCAGCTCCACGGTCAGCTATCCGCGCTTCAAGCTGCTGACCAATCTGGCGGTCGACATCGGCAAGACGCAGATCAGCGGGCGCTGGCGCCACACCTCGGCCTTTGCCGACAGCTCGCGCGTCACCAGCGCCAGCACCACCGTTCCGGGCACGCCCGCCTATGATTACTTCGACCTCTCGGCCCGCGTGAAAGTCTCGGACAAGTTCGAACTGCGCGGCAGCGTGAACAATGTGCTCGACAAGCAGCCACCCATCGTCGGCGGGGTTGCGGGCACCACCAATCTGGGTGTCTATGATGTGGTGGGCCGCGCCTTTATGGTCAGCGCCACGGCCCGCTACTGA
- a CDS encoding tannase/feruloyl esterase family alpha/beta hydrolase produces the protein MRRWMIACSVLGLCGAMPALAQKEAPPQARCSALASGAIAGLAKDAAVDSAVVHPAAAPLPAHCEVIGHIARRTGSDGQSYEIRYHLRLPFDWNRRFFFQGGGGGDGVLGDALGNLQGEQSEVALSRGFAVVSQDSGHDNNRNDRPERGGPTSFGWDYTARRNYAFASLGRVTATAKALLATFYGGPPQYSYFVGCSKGGQEGMAMAEHFPDDFDGIMANAPGFSLPRAALAQVWDSKAFMRLAKDDRRFDANGLPLLNATFSNADLGLISGAVLRACDALDGARDGIVGAVGACTTQRVRPELARLTCNGAKNASCLSGGQIQAFAQVMGGPKNSQGHAIYTDWMWDAGIGGDWGGGSFTGWRAWKIGTAGAALNDGRNVLLGGTALPTMFQSPPVAVANTPAALITYAQGVNMDAAQAGIYRTTSDFPVSAWDLMAARSADRSAFQRHGGRMIVAQGVADPVFSLNDTLDWWRALDKADHGHAADFTRIFPVPGMNHCRGGPGTTSFDAFTALQNWVEKGQAPRTILATAPKGTPWPGRTRPLCAWPATARYDGHGDIESAASFSCVAPNSKGPSS, from the coding sequence ATGCGGCGCTGGATGATCGCCTGCAGCGTGCTGGGCCTGTGCGGAGCCATGCCCGCGCTGGCCCAGAAGGAGGCGCCGCCGCAGGCGCGTTGCAGCGCGCTGGCCTCGGGGGCCATCGCCGGTCTGGCGAAGGACGCAGCCGTGGACAGCGCGGTGGTCCATCCCGCCGCCGCGCCTCTGCCCGCCCATTGCGAGGTGATCGGCCATATCGCCCGCCGCACAGGCAGCGACGGGCAGAGCTATGAAATCCGCTATCACCTGCGCCTGCCCTTCGACTGGAACCGCCGCTTCTTCTTTCAGGGCGGCGGCGGCGGCGACGGCGTGCTGGGCGATGCGCTGGGCAACCTGCAAGGCGAGCAAAGCGAGGTCGCCCTCTCGCGCGGCTTCGCCGTGGTCTCGCAGGATTCCGGCCATGACAACAACCGCAACGACCGCCCCGAACGCGGCGGCCCCACCAGCTTTGGCTGGGATTACACCGCAAGGCGCAACTATGCCTTCGCCTCGCTGGGCCGGGTGACGGCGACAGCCAAGGCGCTGCTGGCGACGTTCTATGGCGGGCCGCCGCAATATTCCTATTTCGTCGGCTGCTCGAAGGGCGGGCAGGAGGGCATGGCCATGGCCGAGCACTTCCCCGATGATTTCGACGGCATCATGGCCAATGCGCCGGGCTTCTCCCTGCCCCGCGCCGCGCTGGCGCAAGTGTGGGACAGCAAGGCGTTCATGCGCCTTGCCAAGGACGATAGGCGCTTTGACGCCAATGGTCTGCCTTTGCTCAACGCCACCTTCTCCAACGCCGACCTCGGGCTGATCTCTGGCGCGGTGCTGAGGGCCTGCGACGCGCTGGATGGCGCGCGCGACGGCATCGTCGGCGCGGTGGGCGCGTGCACCACGCAGCGCGTCCGCCCCGAACTGGCACGTCTCACCTGCAACGGCGCCAAGAATGCCTCCTGCCTGTCAGGCGGTCAGATCCAGGCCTTCGCGCAGGTGATGGGCGGGCCGAAAAACAGTCAGGGCCATGCCATCTACACCGACTGGATGTGGGATGCCGGGATCGGCGGCGACTGGGGCGGCGGAAGCTTCACCGGCTGGCGCGCGTGGAAAATCGGCACGGCGGGCGCTGCGCTCAATGATGGCCGCAATGTGCTGCTGGGCGGCACGGCACTGCCCACCATGTTCCAGAGCCCGCCCGTCGCCGTGGCCAACACGCCCGCCGCGCTGATCACCTATGCGCAGGGTGTGAACATGGATGCCGCGCAGGCAGGCATCTATCGCACCACCTCGGACTTCCCCGTTTCGGCCTGGGATCTGATGGCGGCACGCTCGGCGGATCGCAGCGCCTTTCAGCGCCATGGCGGACGGATGATCGTGGCGCAGGGCGTGGCCGATCCGGTCTTTTCGCTCAACGACACGCTCGACTGGTGGCGCGCGCTGGACAAGGCCGACCATGGCCATGCCGCAGACTTCACCCGCATCTTCCCGGTGCCGGGCATGAACCACTGCCGGGGCGGGCCGGGCACCACCAGCTTCGATGCCTTCACCGCGCTGCAGAACTGGGTCGAAAAAGGGCAGGCGCCCCGGACCATTCTGGCCACCGCGCCCAAGGGCACGCCATGGCCGGGCCGCACCCGGCCGCTCTGCGCCTGGCCGGCCACGGCCCGCTATGACGGCCATGGCGACATTGAAAGCGCCGCCAGCTTCTCCTGCGTGGCACCCAACAGCAAAGGACCATCATCATGA
- a CDS encoding DUF3237 domain-containing protein produces MTNRRDFLATGALLSLAMGEQALAAPAPSSDGAPRLELALEIIADIAESQDMGEGPLGGRRIVPIIGGEFSGPGLHGHALHGKVRPGGADRQLIRSDGVKQLSALYELETHDGAIITVLNKVLVENFADGSRYAFSTPEITAPKGPYDWLNHAVFVGTLTSLKPARQAVKLRFFRVF; encoded by the coding sequence ATGACCAACCGCCGTGATTTTCTCGCCACCGGAGCCTTGCTGTCGCTCGCCATGGGAGAGCAGGCCCTCGCCGCCCCCGCCCCCTCATCGGATGGCGCGCCTCGCCTCGAACTGGCGCTTGAGATCATCGCCGATATCGCTGAATCGCAAGATATGGGCGAAGGCCCGCTGGGCGGACGGCGCATCGTGCCCATCATCGGCGGCGAGTTTTCCGGCCCCGGTCTGCATGGTCACGCTCTGCACGGCAAGGTGCGCCCCGGCGGCGCCGACCGCCAGTTGATCCGCAGCGATGGCGTGAAACAACTCAGCGCCCTCTACGAGCTGGAAACCCATGATGGCGCGATCATCACCGTGCTGAACAAGGTGCTGGTCGAGAACTTTGCCGACGGCAGCCGCTATGCCTTCTCCACCCCAGAGATCACCGCGCCCAAGGGCCCCTATGACTGGCTGAACCATGCCGTTTTCGTCGGCACGCTCACCAGCCTGAAACCAGCGCGTCAGGCAGTCAAACTGCGCTTTTTCCGCGTCTTTTAA
- a CDS encoding FecR domain-containing protein, producing MESSPTAPLRQHEEEAIRHLLALENGGGEAERQAAERWIAASPEHAVAFARARQAWRAAALLDAEPEVGSADLAMQAPRGSRRGVLLGSAGLLGLALAGAAGGWFFLHRQLLTTRVGEIREVALPDGSHVVLNSDTVVEVAYTRERRRLRLKRGEAFFEVAHNPARPFDVEVGDTMLRALGTAFNVRDRGAVVELTVSHGVVGVREGQSALHKVPAGNFAIIHPDAVAVASYDAAGLSQKTAWREHVIELNGDSLAQAVEEFNRYRKRPIVIGDQRVAALRVGGRFQTDESAQFIEGLEQSMPVRAIRDADGGILLLYTDEVSQS from the coding sequence TTGGAAAGCAGCCCGACAGCGCCGCTTCGACAGCACGAGGAGGAGGCGATCCGCCATCTGCTCGCGCTCGAGAATGGAGGCGGGGAGGCTGAGCGTCAGGCTGCCGAACGCTGGATCGCGGCCTCGCCCGAACATGCGGTGGCCTTTGCCCGCGCCCGTCAGGCCTGGCGCGCCGCCGCCCTGCTGGATGCCGAGCCCGAGGTGGGCAGCGCGGATCTGGCCATGCAAGCCCCGCGCGGCAGTCGGCGGGGCGTGTTGCTGGGCTCCGCGGGGCTTCTGGGGCTGGCGCTGGCGGGCGCGGCGGGGGGCTGGTTCTTCCTGCATCGCCAGCTTCTGACCACGCGCGTCGGTGAAATCCGCGAGGTCGCTCTGCCGGATGGTTCGCATGTGGTGCTCAATTCCGACACGGTGGTCGAGGTCGCCTATACGCGGGAGCGGCGGCGGCTGAGGCTCAAGCGCGGCGAGGCCTTTTTCGAGGTGGCGCATAATCCCGCGCGCCCCTTCGATGTCGAGGTGGGCGACACCATGCTGCGCGCGCTGGGCACGGCCTTCAATGTGCGCGACCGGGGCGCGGTGGTCGAGCTGACGGTCTCGCATGGCGTGGTGGGCGTGCGTGAGGGACAATCGGCGCTGCACAAGGTGCCGGCGGGCAATTTCGCGATCATCCACCCTGATGCCGTGGCGGTGGCGAGTTATGACGCGGCAGGTCTTTCGCAAAAGACGGCATGGCGTGAGCATGTGATCGAGCTGAACGGTGATTCCCTGGCTCAGGCGGTCGAGGAGTTCAACCGCTATCGCAAGCGCCCCATCGTCATCGGCGACCAGCGCGTGGCGGCGCTGCGGGTGGGCGGACGCTTCCAGACCGATGAATCCGCGCAATTCATCGAGGGGCTGGAGCAATCCATGCCGGTGCGCGCGATCAGGGATGCCGATGGCGGCATCCTGCTGCTCTATACCGATGAGGTGTCGCAGTCCTGA
- a CDS encoding sigma-70 family RNA polymerase sigma factor, which produces MEDLHAKLEWFEREILPHTPVLRSRLRRLKGAADDLDDLVSEVLTRAYANPRWQQVDNGRAYLFTIARNLLVDSARRQKVVAFDTIVEFEALQSSYDLSAHLCARDQLRKLQPVLDALPPQARRVFVARRLHEKPMAQIADEMGLSVSTVEKHLGVALAAFMRALAQQEQEVISVGKQPDSAASTARGGGDPPSARAREWRRGG; this is translated from the coding sequence ATGGAGGATCTTCATGCGAAGCTGGAATGGTTCGAGAGGGAGATTCTTCCTCACACCCCGGTTTTACGCTCGCGCCTGCGCCGATTGAAAGGCGCGGCGGACGATCTGGACGATCTCGTCTCGGAAGTGTTGACGCGCGCCTATGCCAATCCGCGCTGGCAACAGGTGGACAATGGTCGCGCCTATCTCTTCACCATCGCGCGCAACCTGCTGGTGGACAGCGCCAGACGGCAGAAGGTGGTGGCCTTCGACACGATCGTCGAGTTCGAGGCGCTGCAGAGCAGCTATGATCTGTCCGCCCATCTGTGCGCGCGCGACCAGTTGCGCAAGCTGCAGCCGGTGCTCGATGCTCTGCCCCCGCAGGCCCGGCGGGTGTTCGTGGCGCGGCGTCTGCATGAAAAACCGATGGCGCAGATAGCGGATGAGATGGGCTTGTCCGTCTCAACGGTTGAAAAACACTTGGGCGTTGCACTGGCCGCCTTTATGAGGGCGCTCGCTCAGCAGGAACAAGAGGTGATCAGCGTTGGAAAGCAGCCCGACAGCGCCGCTTCGACAGCACGAGGAGGAGGCGATCCGCCATCTGCTCGCGCTCGAGAATGGAGGCGGGGAGGCTGA